GCCGCGTCAGCAGCCACCGGGAAGCGGTACCAGCGGCCGAGCTCGACGCCGCCCTCGGTGTCGATGCTGATGACGCGGTAGTCCAGCGGTCGTCCGCTCGCGGCGTCCACCCGCAGCACCGTCATCTCGGCGGTGCCGTTGAGCGGGCCGATGGTCGTGCCCCCGGAGGCGCCCGCGGAGCTCGCGCTCACGTACCGCGTGCCGGCGCCGTGGACCTCCGGGCCCTGCCGCCGGTGCCAGTGCCCGGACAGCGCGAGCTGCGCGCAGCCGTCGTCCAGCGAGGGCAGCGCGGCGCGCGGGTTGTGGACGAGCAGGAGGTCGACGCCGCCCGTGTCGCACGCGGTCCGGGCGAGCCGGTCGGCCATCTCGGTGACGCTCTCCTCGCGCTCGGGCTGGGTGCCCTCGCCGATCGAGGTGAGGGTCGGGTCGGTGTCGCCGAGCAGGCTCACCCCCGCGACGTCGACGACGTCCCCGCCGAGCACGGTGTACCCGGCGGAGCGCATCTGCTCGGCCGTCGTCACCGAGTCGTGGTTGCCGGTGGACACGACGATCGGCGCCTCCTCCAGGACGGCGTCGGCGAAGGCGTTGACGCAGTAGGACTCCACCGGCGTCCCGCTCATCACGGTGTCCCCGGTGTCGAGCACGGCCTGGGCGCCGCTGAGCCGGACCGCGGCCGCGATGACGGACGCCATCCCGACGTTGCAGTGGAGGTCGCTCACCTGGAGGAAGGTCACCGGCTCCACCCGGACGGGGGTGGCGGTCGGATCCGGGGTCGGCGAGGGCGTCGCGTCGGACTCGTCCATGGGGACGACGGTGGCCCCGTCCGCGGGGGGCGCGGTGGCCCCGTCCGCGGGGGTCGCGGTGGCCTCGTCCGCGGGAGTGGCGGTGGGCGCGGCGGTTGCGCCGTCCTGCGGCTCGGTGACCGAGGGCCCGTCCGCGGGCTCCTCGCCGTCGGTCGCAGGCTCGCCGTCCGCCGCGCCGGCGGGGGTCGGGTCGAGGATCGGGATGCCGGGCGGGCGCACCGGCGCCCGGTCTGCGGCGTAGGCCGCCTCGAGGTTGGCGGTGACCGTGTCGTAGAACGCCTCGTTCTCCTCGTAGGCGTCGACGAGGTAGCCGCCGTAGGTGTCGAGGAGCTGGGCGATGCGCCCGGTCATCCGCAGGTC
Above is a genomic segment from Georgenia wutianyii containing:
- a CDS encoding metallophosphoesterase; the encoded protein is MEHDDETRADGRRWPWWHRQTTTTRRVIRTSLALVVTFVAAAAFGVLTASADSSLGPHAAHWEITTQDEVAVDLGPLGSVHLDSPLPWPLGVEVVVQEIPAELAAVPANPVTGLAGDLSAYAQVVSHPNAVVADAAHALVRDAVGRTVLAWTVLLVVIAGGRLASGGLLRKDLAIAARRPGVVPLAGVLVLTLAAVPTVRAITDRPAEGTTIRALAGTPMEDLRMTGRIAQLLDTYGGYLVDAYEENEAFYDTVTANLEAAYAADRAPVRPPGIPILDPTPAGAADGEPATDGEEPADGPSVTEPQDGATAAPTATPADEATATPADGATAPPADGATVVPMDESDATPSPTPDPTATPVRVEPVTFLQVSDLHCNVGMASVIAAAVRLSGAQAVLDTGDTVMSGTPVESYCVNAFADAVLEEAPIVVSTGNHDSVTTAEQMRSAGYTVLGGDVVDVAGVSLLGDTDPTLTSIGEGTQPEREESVTEMADRLARTACDTGGVDLLLVHNPRAALPSLDDGCAQLALSGHWHRRQGPEVHGAGTRYVSASSAGASGGTTIGPLNGTAEMTVLRVDAASGRPLDYRVISIDTEGGVELGRWYRFPVAADAAATGGDTGARVSTEDPTGTERR